One Heptranchias perlo isolate sHepPer1 chromosome 2, sHepPer1.hap1, whole genome shotgun sequence DNA segment encodes these proteins:
- the LOC137334552 gene encoding uncharacterized protein C9orf152-like, with protein MFLSSCCPKLNCVWEQMVRAKVYVTQVIDRGNHIAGKYWKRNSVEDNSVLMDINELEEQYDSIRQKQKEQTHIVFRTGERNRTNGEFFNLQVKTVSVNCTVRKPKAFEERLPVNGVTLDFPNKECTQDSGTPWRTHLDIHRLVQAQSTSQKNHVQENKTSDDQNHQLGSMSKNVPFHKGVVESRNYEIANSEATTDIACKPNELGQTIHSFNNHNHYIPRINKRFSFPNERSNIWASKNGLVTRIVPVTTKMDYYPFPQMKTPKKSDAAKSLGLYAKC; from the exons ATGTTCTTATCTAGCTGCTGCCCAAAGCTTAACTGCGTGTGGGAACAGATGGTACGGGCAAAAGTCTATGTGACTCAGGTAATAGACAGGGGTAATCACATTGCAGGCAAATACTGGAAGAGAAACAGTGTGGAGGACAACTCGGTCCTGATGGATATAAACGAACTCGAAGAGCAGTATGACTCCATACGGCAGAAGCAGAAAGAACAGACTCATATTGTTTTCAGAACAG GTGAAAGAAACCGTACAAATGGAGAATTCTTCAACCTACAAGTCAAAACAGTGTCAGTCAACTGCACAGTAAGAAAACCAAAGGCATTTGAAGAACGCCTTCCTGTTAACGGTGTCACGCTTGACTTTCCAAACAAAGAATGTACCCAGGACAGTGGAACTCCTTGGCGCACACATCTGGATATTCACCGCTTGGTGCAGGCTCAGAGCACAAGTCAAAAGAATCACGTGCAGGAGAACAAGACATCGGACGATCAAAATCATCAACTTGGCTCAATGAGCAAAAACGTTCCATTCCACAAAGGTGTCGTAGAGTCACGTAACTATGAAATAGCTAATAGTGAAGCAACAACAGATATTGCCTGCAAACCTAATGAGTTAGGGCAGACAATCCACTCTTTCAACAACCATAATCACTACATACCTCGGATCAACAAAAGATTTTCATTTCCAAATGAGAGATCAAATATATGGGCAAGCAAAAATGGGCTTGTCACCAGAATAGTACCAGTCACTACTAAAATGGATTATTACCCATTTCCTCAAATGAAAACTCCAAAGAAATCCGATGCTGCCAAGAGCCTTGGTTTATATGCCAAGTGTTAA